A portion of the Synergistaceae bacterium genome contains these proteins:
- a CDS encoding DUF721 domain-containing protein encodes MSEVLRVSLDAAKMFPEAARRVKVLEQLQRSWATVVGPRLARHSYPYNLGVDELCVAVRNATAESMLRNSAGTVARKIAERFGYVFAEPFKLTIGEKIPVPKKQPVKKAVVPEVAVDEEKVRQYMQGAPDTLPEDINYALSHLRAYLEARFG; translated from the coding sequence GTGAGCGAGGTATTGCGTGTATCGTTGGACGCGGCGAAGATGTTTCCTGAGGCGGCACGGAGGGTTAAGGTTCTGGAACAGCTCCAGCGTTCGTGGGCTACTGTCGTCGGACCGCGTCTTGCGAGGCACTCATACCCCTACAATCTAGGCGTGGATGAATTGTGCGTGGCAGTCAGGAACGCCACAGCGGAATCGATGCTGCGGAACTCTGCTGGAACTGTTGCGCGCAAAATCGCTGAGCGTTTCGGGTATGTTTTCGCTGAGCCGTTCAAGCTGACTATTGGGGAAAAAATCCCTGTTCCCAAGAAGCAGCCCGTGAAGAAGGCTGTTGTGCCGGAGGTTGCGGTTGACGAGGAGAAAGTCAGGCAGTACATGCAGGGAGCACCTGACACGCTGCCTGAGGACATAAATTACGCTCTCTCGCACCTGCGGGCGTATTTGGAGGCGCGGTTCGGCTAG